The following DNA comes from Halorhabdus tiamatea SARL4B.
TTTTCGCGCTCGATCGGGAGGGATCGGTCCGGGATCGCCAGGCTCGCCAGGCCCTCGAACAGATCACCGAGGAGTTCAAGACGCTCCCCTTCGCGACCCGGTGGCTCGACGTCAAACGTCCCTCAATGGCGCTCCAGCGGCTGAAACAGCAGAGCATCGTCCACGGGTATCCCGTGCTCAAGGAGGCCGACGGGACGTACGTCAGCCAGACGGAGCACACGATTATCGTGACCGAGGACGGATGTGAGGTCACGACGCGACGCCGGTAGACGGCCGGCGCAGAAACGACCCCGTCACGCGTCGTTCATCCGACGCTCGGCCCGTCGACCGCAGACGCGACAGACGGCGACGCGATACGGCTCCCGCGAGTAGGCGGCGTTGTCCGAGTCCTCGTTTTCAGTCAGCAACGTGATCGAGACGTCGTGAGGCTGGTCCGACCCACACGACGGACAGTATTCGGTGCGACTGTTGTCCGTGCGACCTGTCGTCGCCATACCGGAACGACGACCGCAGGGCACTTTTAATAAGGTAGTCGTTCGGACCGTTTATCCGGGGACAGTGACGGAATTTCCGAATTAATGCCTAAAACCTACGGAGAGAGTTTATGGAAACATCTCTGTCAGTTTCATAGCTAAACGATCCGACAACGGCCAATATCTTTAAATACCAGAGTCGATCCCTCGCTTTCGAAGATCGTTCTCACGAGACACTCCTGATTCGTGTCGAGCTACTGGCGGAGGCCCGTTGGCTCGGAAGCTTCTTTGAGACCCAGCGGCGAGTGTCTCAGCATGGACCAGGTGTTCGCGCCGTGGCGCATCGAGTGGGTCGAACGCTCCGGGAAGAACCCGGACGTCGAGGAGTGCGTCTTCTGTGAACTTCCCGAGTGGGACGACGACCGTGAGAATCGTCTCCTCGCCGAAAACGACCACGCCTACGTCCTGCTCAACAACTATCCGTACAACCCCGGCCACGCGATGGTGATTCCGCGCGCGCACTCGGGGGCCTACGGCGACCTCGACGACGCGGCGCTCCTGGACCACGCCCACCTCAAACAGCGCACGATCGACGCGATGGACGCCGCGTTCGATCCCGACGGCTACAACGTCGGGCTGAATTTGGGGGGCAGCGCCGCCGGCGGCTCGATCGACGACCACCTCCACACTCACGTCGTCCCGCGCTGGTCGGGCGACAACAACTTCATGGCGGTGATCTCCGACACGAAAGTCATCGTCGAGGCGCTCGAGGATTCATACGACCGACTCCACGACGCCTTCGCCGACCAATCCGGCGCAACCGTCACCGATTCCGACGACGCCGTTTCGTTTTCGTGATCCGGGTGTCGCCGTTCACTCGCGCCGTCGCGCAGTCGATCACAGTCCCTGGTCGGTGAAACGGCCCTCCTGCTCGTAGATGGAGACCAGTTCCTCGAAGAACTCTTCGATCGTCTCGTCGTCTTCGAGGTGGGTCTGGACGCGTTCGACGAACTCCTCGTCGAGTTCGATTGTGTGTGCCATTATATAGCGTACTGTTCCTCGTTCCTTATAGATATCGACCAGATCACTGAGGGCTGCTGGCCACTGTCAGGACCGACTCCCAACACGAAGTCACTTTAGGGACGGCTCACCAACTCAGCGGCGATGACCCGCCGCCGGACGCTCCGTCGCGTCGGCCTGTTGCTGTTCGGAGCGAACGTGATTCTCTTTCTCGCGAAAGGCGTCGTCGCCCTCGAGACGGGCAGTCTCGCCGTCCAGTCCGAGGCGATCAACAGTCTCGCCGACTCCGTCTATTCGCTGGTGATCGTCGGCGGGCTCTACCTCACCACCCAGCCGCCGGACTTCGAGCACCCCCACGGCCACGAGCGGATCGAGCCGTTCGTCTCGCTGTTCGTCGCCGCCGGCATCTTCGTCGCCGGCGGGGCGGTGATCTATCAATCCGGGACGGCGCTGCTCGCTGGGGACGTCACGGCGCTTCAGAGCCCGGCTGCGATCGGGGTCCTCGTCGTCTCGATCGGTGCGAAGCTCGCGCTGTATCGGTACTGTCTGGCCGTCGGACGCGCCCGGAACTCACCCGCGCTGGTCGCGACCGCCATGGACAACCGCAACGACGTGCTGACCGCCGGGGCCGCCCTCGTCGGCGTCGTCGGCGCAGCGCTGGGGGCACCGATCCTCGACCCGCTGGCCGCCCTCGTGGTCGCCGTTGGCATCCTTCACACCGGCGTCGACGTCGTCAGGGACAACGTCAACTACCTCGTCGGGGCAGCCCCGCCCGAGGAACTTCGCGAGGAGATACTCAAGACGGCGCTCGCACACCCTGACGTCGAGGGTGCACACGACGTCATCGCCCACTACGTCGGCCCGGAGATCGACGTGAGCCTCCACGTCGAAATCGAGGGCCACCGGACGCTCCGGGAGGCCCACGACATCGAGTCGGCGGTCGTCGAGTCTGTCGGCGACCTCGACGAAGTCGACGACGTTTTCGTCCACGTCGACCCTCGAGAACTCGGTGAATGGAAAGACGACCCTATCGTCGACCGATACGCGGGGACCGGTCACGACACCGCCGGTCCAGCCGAGACTGAGACCGACGCCCAAGACGAGACTGCGGCTGACTCGACTCGTACCGACGACACCTGACCGGACACCTTCGGCGACGGTTGATCTATATTCTTCTTCAAAAAGCGGATTTCGAAACCCAATCGTCGACAAACGGCCAAACATTCATTAGTAATTCTCCCGAAGGTCGAACTGTCGTACTATGGCCCTACTAGAGAACGACGTCGCAGTCGTCACCGGCGGATCGAGCGGCATCGGCCGAAACATCTGTGAGACCTTCGCCTCGGAGGGCGCGTCGATCGTGGTCGCCGACATCCGGGAGGAACCCCGGAGCGGCGGCACGCCGACCCACGAACTCGTCGCCGCGGAGTACGGCGTCGACGCGACGTTCGTCGAGTGTGACGTCTCCGAGAAGGCAGATCTGGAGTCGGCTGCCGAAGCCGCCGAGGATCTCGGTGGACTCGACGTGTGGGTCAACAACGCCGGCATCTTCCGCGGCGAAGAGTTCACCGAGGTCACCGAAGACGAACTCGATCAGATGCTCGATATCAACGTCAAAGGCACGTACTTCGGGGCCCAGGTCGCCATCGAGGCGATGGTCGAGAACGGCGGTGGCAGTCTGATCAACCTCTCGAGCGTGGCTGGACTCGAAGGGTCGGGCGACTTCGTCTCCTACTGCACGTCGAAGGGCGGCGTCCGGCTGATGACCTACTCGCTCGCGGACAAGTACGGCCCGGAAGGCGTCCGGGTCAACGCGATCCACCCCGGTGTGATCGAGACGGAGATGGTGACCGACGACGTGCCGATCATCGGCGGTGAGGGCGAGGAGGCCTTCCGTCAGCAGGTCCCGCTGCGTCGTTTCGGCGTACCCCAGGACATCGGGAGCGCCGCGCTCTTCCTCGCCAGCGACATGAGCAGCTACGTCAACGGCGAGTCCCTCGTCGTCGACGGCGGCCAG
Coding sequences within:
- a CDS encoding DUF7557 family protein yields the protein MAHTIELDEEFVERVQTHLEDDETIEEFFEELVSIYEQEGRFTDQGL
- a CDS encoding DUF7835 family putative zinc beta-ribbon protein, with the protein product MATTGRTDNSRTEYCPSCGSDQPHDVSITLLTENEDSDNAAYSREPYRVAVCRVCGRRAERRMNDA
- a CDS encoding SDR family oxidoreductase, translated to MALLENDVAVVTGGSSGIGRNICETFASEGASIVVADIREEPRSGGTPTHELVAAEYGVDATFVECDVSEKADLESAAEAAEDLGGLDVWVNNAGIFRGEEFTEVTEDELDQMLDINVKGTYFGAQVAIEAMVENGGGSLINLSSVAGLEGSGDFVSYCTSKGGVRLMTYSLADKYGPEGVRVNAIHPGVIETEMVTDDVPIIGGEGEEAFRQQVPLRRFGVPQDIGSAALFLASDMSSYVNGESLVVDGGQTNT
- a CDS encoding HIT family protein, with the protein product MDQVFAPWRIEWVERSGKNPDVEECVFCELPEWDDDRENRLLAENDHAYVLLNNYPYNPGHAMVIPRAHSGAYGDLDDAALLDHAHLKQRTIDAMDAAFDPDGYNVGLNLGGSAAGGSIDDHLHTHVVPRWSGDNNFMAVISDTKVIVEALEDSYDRLHDAFADQSGATVTDSDDAVSFS
- a CDS encoding cation diffusion facilitator family transporter, with the translated sequence MTRRRTLRRVGLLLFGANVILFLAKGVVALETGSLAVQSEAINSLADSVYSLVIVGGLYLTTQPPDFEHPHGHERIEPFVSLFVAAGIFVAGGAVIYQSGTALLAGDVTALQSPAAIGVLVVSIGAKLALYRYCLAVGRARNSPALVATAMDNRNDVLTAGAALVGVVGAALGAPILDPLAALVVAVGILHTGVDVVRDNVNYLVGAAPPEELREEILKTALAHPDVEGAHDVIAHYVGPEIDVSLHVEIEGHRTLREAHDIESAVVESVGDLDEVDDVFVHVDPRELGEWKDDPIVDRYAGTGHDTAGPAETETDAQDETAADSTRTDDT